One Gemmatimonadota bacterium genomic window carries:
- a CDS encoding PQQ-binding-like beta-propeller repeat protein has product MKYRYYLSIAVVLCFSSAHADWPQWLGPNRTGISSETGLLTTWAKEGPRVVWEKELGEGFSGISVAEGRVYTMFSAGEDEFAVCLDEETGEEIWRFRTGAKYYERQGGNGPRSQPTVDGDRVFVLSAEGWLYALNAKDGKKLWLVDLYDGLGSRVPKFGFSTSPLVEGDLLLLEVGTRQGTFIALNKTNGAVKWASQNDIVSYSSPIAVDIAGIRQVVFISGEAAVGLSPTDGSLFWRFPWYTSYDLNVATPILVPPDRIFISSGYDHGAALLQISREGDGLSVKKVWESRGMKNHFGTSLLIGDYIYGFDNAILKCIEAETGKEQWKHRGYGKGTLIYADGQLIILSDKGKLALADASPTEFREKARAQVLSGKCWTPPTLANGKIFVRDMHRIVCMNVSGMQAKPVDTESE; this is encoded by the coding sequence ATGAAATACAGGTATTATTTGTCAATCGCCGTTGTGCTGTGCTTTTCTTCCGCACACGCGGATTGGCCTCAATGGTTGGGACCCAACCGAACGGGTATTTCTTCTGAAACGGGGTTGTTGACAACCTGGGCAAAAGAAGGGCCAAGGGTTGTGTGGGAAAAAGAACTCGGTGAGGGGTTTTCCGGTATCTCGGTCGCAGAGGGACGGGTCTATACTATGTTCTCGGCTGGTGAAGATGAATTTGCCGTTTGCCTCGATGAAGAAACGGGTGAGGAAATCTGGCGTTTCAGGACCGGTGCCAAATACTATGAGCGGCAAGGTGGAAATGGCCCCCGTTCTCAGCCCACTGTAGATGGCGATCGGGTTTTTGTGCTCAGTGCAGAAGGCTGGTTGTACGCGCTCAATGCAAAAGATGGGAAAAAACTGTGGCTGGTCGATCTCTACGATGGATTGGGCAGTCGCGTGCCAAAATTTGGTTTTTCGACGTCGCCGCTGGTCGAAGGCGATTTGTTGCTTTTAGAGGTTGGCACACGGCAAGGGACGTTTATCGCTTTGAATAAGACAAATGGCGCTGTCAAGTGGGCGTCTCAAAACGACATCGTGTCTTATTCATCGCCTATTGCTGTAGATATTGCGGGTATTCGTCAGGTGGTTTTTATTTCGGGCGAAGCCGCGGTTGGGCTTTCTCCCACGGATGGCTCGCTCTTCTGGCGATTTCCCTGGTACACATCTTATGATCTGAATGTTGCTACGCCAATTTTAGTGCCTCCAGATCGCATATTTATTTCTTCGGGCTATGACCATGGGGCAGCTCTGTTGCAAATATCCCGGGAGGGAGATGGTCTGAGTGTAAAAAAGGTGTGGGAAAGCCGCGGTATGAAAAATCATTTTGGTACATCGCTTCTGATCGGCGACTATATCTACGGTTTTGACAATGCAATTTTGAAATGTATTGAAGCAGAGACTGGCAAAGAACAGTGGAAACACCGGGGGTATGGCAAAGGGACGCTTATTTATGCCGATGGACAGTTGATTATTTTGAGCGATAAAGGCAAACTCGCATTGGCAGACGCATCGCCCACAGAGTTTCGGGAAAAGGCCAGAGCACAAGTGCTATCGGGCAAGTGCTGGACACCACCAACACTTGCCAATGGGAAAATTTTTGTGAGGGATATGCACAGGATTGTATGCATGAATGTATCGGGCATGCAGGCGAAACCTGTGGACACGGAGAGCGAATAA